One stretch of Hevea brasiliensis isolate MT/VB/25A 57/8 chromosome 12, ASM3005281v1, whole genome shotgun sequence DNA includes these proteins:
- the LOC110654391 gene encoding catalase isozyme 1 isoform X3 — MHDDPQSNHLRFLPNSIKLSQISIAMDPYKNLPSNAYNCSFWTTNSGAPVWNNNSSLTVGARGPILLEDYHLLEKLANFDRERIPERVVHARGASAKGFFEVTHNVSQLTCADFLRAPGVQTPVIVRFSTVIHERGSPETIRDPRGFAVKFYTREGNFDLVGNNFPVFFIRDGMKFPDVVHAFKPNPKSHIQESWRIFDFLSHVPESLHMLTFLFDDLGIPQDYRHMEGSGVNTYTLINNAGKVHYVKFHWKPTCGVKCLLEEEAIKVGGSNHSHATQDLYDSIAAGNYPEWKLYIQTMDPDHEDKFDFDPLDVTKTWPEDILPLQPVGRLVLNKNIDNFFAENEQLAFCPGIVVPGISYSEDKLLQTRIFSYSDTQRHRLGSNYLQLPVNAPKCAHHNNHHDGFMNFMHRDEEVNYFPSRCDPVRHSERFPIPSTICSGRRDKCVIEKENNFEQPGERYRSWAPDRQERFLNRMVGCLSDPRITHELRSIWISYWTQCDRSLGQKLAFRLNVRPSI, encoded by the exons TCTCCGCTTCTTACCAAACAGCATCAAACTTTCCCAAATATCTATTGCTATGGATCCGTACAAG AACCTTCCATCAAACGCTTATAATTGCTCCTTCTGGACTACGAATTCTGGTGCTCCAGTATGGAACAACAATTCGTCCTTGACTGTTGGAGCCAGAG GTCCAATCCTTCTTGAGGACTATCATCTGTTGGAGAAACTTGCAAACTTTGATAGGGAGCGGATTCCAGAGCGTGTTGTGCATGCTAGGGGAGCAAGTGCAAAGGGTTTCTTTGAGGTCACCCATAATGTCTCTCAACTCACATGTGCTGATTTCCTTCGAGCTCCGGGGGTTCAGACTCCTGTCATTGTCCGTTTCTCCACTGTTATTCATGAGCGGGGCAGCCCAGAAACCATAAGGGATCCTCGAGGTTTTGCTGTGAAGTTTTACACCAGAGAG GGTAACTTTGATCTGGTGGGAAACAATTTCCCTGTTTTTTTCATCCGCGATGGAATGAAGTTCCCAGATGTGGTGCATGCTTTTAAGCCCAACCCCAAGTCTCACATCCAGGAGAGCTGGAGGATCTTTGACTTTCTATCCCATGTTCCTGAAAGCTTGCACATGCTCACCTTCCTTTTTGATGATCTGGGTATTCCTCAAGATTACAGGCACATGGAAGGCTCTGGCGTTAACACATATACTTTAATAAACAATGCTGGAAAAGTACACTATGTTAAATTTCACTGGAAACCTACTTGTGGTGTGAAGTGTTTGCTAGAGGAAGAGGCAATCAAGGTTGGAGGATCTAATCATAGCCATGCCACTCAGGATCTATATGACTCGATTGCAGCTGGCAACTATCCAGAATGGAAACTTTACATCCAGACAATGGATCCTGATCATGAAGACAAATTTGATTTTGATCCACTTGATGTGACTAAGACCTGGCCCGAGGATATCCTGCCTCTTCAACCGGTTGGCCGCTTGGTCTTGAATAAGAACATTGACAATTTCTTTGCTGAGAATGAGCAACTTGCGTTCTGCCCTGGTATTGTGGTTCCTGGTATTTCATATTCGGAGGACAAATTGCTCCAAACTAGGATCTTTTCCTATTCTGATACCCAGAGGCATCGTCTTGGATCGAACTATCTACAGCTACCTGTTAACGCTCCAAAGTGTGCTCATCACAACAATCACCATGACGGTTTCATGAATTTCATGCACAGAGATGAGGAG GTCAATTACTTCCCATCCAGGTGTGATCCAGTTCGCCATTCTGAGAGATTTCCCATTCCTTCCACTATCTGCAGTGGAAGGCGCGATAag TGTGTCATTGAGAAGGAAAACAATTTCGAGCAACCTGGAGAGAGATATAGATCCTGGGCGCCTGACAG GCAAGAGCGATTCCTAAACCGGATGGTTGGTTGCCTATCTGATCCCCGTATCACTCATGAGCTTCGTAGTATCTGGATCTCCTACTGGACTCAG TGTGACAGATCCCTGGGTCAAAAGCTAGCATTCCGGCTCAACGTGAGGCCAAGCATTTGA
- the LOC110654391 gene encoding catalase isozyme 1 isoform X2 encodes MSWNAFGFSYMHDDPQSNHLRFLPNSIKLSQISIAMDPYKNLPSNAYNCSFWTTNSGAPVWNNNSSLTVGARGPILLEDYHLLEKLANFDRERIPERVVHARGASAKGFFEVTHNVSQLTCADFLRAPGVQTPVIVRFSTVIHERGSPETIRDPRGFAVKFYTREGNFDLVGNNFPVFFIRDGMKFPDVVHAFKPNPKSHIQESWRIFDFLSHVPESLHMLTFLFDDLGIPQDYRHMEGSGVNTYTLINNAGKVHYVKFHWKPTCGVKCLLEEEAIKVGGSNHSHATQDLYDSIAAGNYPEWKLYIQTMDPDHEDKFDFDPLDVTKTWPEDILPLQPVGRLVLNKNIDNFFAENEQLAFCPGIVVPGISYSEDKLLQTRIFSYSDTQRHRLGSNYLQLPVNAPKCAHHNNHHDGFMNFMHRDEEVNYFPSRCDPVRHSERFPIPSTICSGRRDKCVIEKENNFEQPGERYRSWAPDRQERFLNRMVGCLSDPRITHELRSIWISYWTQCDRSLGQKLAFRLNVRPSI; translated from the exons TCTCCGCTTCTTACCAAACAGCATCAAACTTTCCCAAATATCTATTGCTATGGATCCGTACAAG AACCTTCCATCAAACGCTTATAATTGCTCCTTCTGGACTACGAATTCTGGTGCTCCAGTATGGAACAACAATTCGTCCTTGACTGTTGGAGCCAGAG GTCCAATCCTTCTTGAGGACTATCATCTGTTGGAGAAACTTGCAAACTTTGATAGGGAGCGGATTCCAGAGCGTGTTGTGCATGCTAGGGGAGCAAGTGCAAAGGGTTTCTTTGAGGTCACCCATAATGTCTCTCAACTCACATGTGCTGATTTCCTTCGAGCTCCGGGGGTTCAGACTCCTGTCATTGTCCGTTTCTCCACTGTTATTCATGAGCGGGGCAGCCCAGAAACCATAAGGGATCCTCGAGGTTTTGCTGTGAAGTTTTACACCAGAGAG GGTAACTTTGATCTGGTGGGAAACAATTTCCCTGTTTTTTTCATCCGCGATGGAATGAAGTTCCCAGATGTGGTGCATGCTTTTAAGCCCAACCCCAAGTCTCACATCCAGGAGAGCTGGAGGATCTTTGACTTTCTATCCCATGTTCCTGAAAGCTTGCACATGCTCACCTTCCTTTTTGATGATCTGGGTATTCCTCAAGATTACAGGCACATGGAAGGCTCTGGCGTTAACACATATACTTTAATAAACAATGCTGGAAAAGTACACTATGTTAAATTTCACTGGAAACCTACTTGTGGTGTGAAGTGTTTGCTAGAGGAAGAGGCAATCAAGGTTGGAGGATCTAATCATAGCCATGCCACTCAGGATCTATATGACTCGATTGCAGCTGGCAACTATCCAGAATGGAAACTTTACATCCAGACAATGGATCCTGATCATGAAGACAAATTTGATTTTGATCCACTTGATGTGACTAAGACCTGGCCCGAGGATATCCTGCCTCTTCAACCGGTTGGCCGCTTGGTCTTGAATAAGAACATTGACAATTTCTTTGCTGAGAATGAGCAACTTGCGTTCTGCCCTGGTATTGTGGTTCCTGGTATTTCATATTCGGAGGACAAATTGCTCCAAACTAGGATCTTTTCCTATTCTGATACCCAGAGGCATCGTCTTGGATCGAACTATCTACAGCTACCTGTTAACGCTCCAAAGTGTGCTCATCACAACAATCACCATGACGGTTTCATGAATTTCATGCACAGAGATGAGGAG GTCAATTACTTCCCATCCAGGTGTGATCCAGTTCGCCATTCTGAGAGATTTCCCATTCCTTCCACTATCTGCAGTGGAAGGCGCGATAag TGTGTCATTGAGAAGGAAAACAATTTCGAGCAACCTGGAGAGAGATATAGATCCTGGGCGCCTGACAG GCAAGAGCGATTCCTAAACCGGATGGTTGGTTGCCTATCTGATCCCCGTATCACTCATGAGCTTCGTAGTATCTGGATCTCCTACTGGACTCAG TGTGACAGATCCCTGGGTCAAAAGCTAGCATTCCGGCTCAACGTGAGGCCAAGCATTTGA
- the LOC110654391 gene encoding catalase isozyme 1 isoform X1 — protein MEYLIFCRNAFGFSYMHDDPQSNHLRFLPNSIKLSQISIAMDPYKNLPSNAYNCSFWTTNSGAPVWNNNSSLTVGARGPILLEDYHLLEKLANFDRERIPERVVHARGASAKGFFEVTHNVSQLTCADFLRAPGVQTPVIVRFSTVIHERGSPETIRDPRGFAVKFYTREGNFDLVGNNFPVFFIRDGMKFPDVVHAFKPNPKSHIQESWRIFDFLSHVPESLHMLTFLFDDLGIPQDYRHMEGSGVNTYTLINNAGKVHYVKFHWKPTCGVKCLLEEEAIKVGGSNHSHATQDLYDSIAAGNYPEWKLYIQTMDPDHEDKFDFDPLDVTKTWPEDILPLQPVGRLVLNKNIDNFFAENEQLAFCPGIVVPGISYSEDKLLQTRIFSYSDTQRHRLGSNYLQLPVNAPKCAHHNNHHDGFMNFMHRDEEVNYFPSRCDPVRHSERFPIPSTICSGRRDKCVIEKENNFEQPGERYRSWAPDRQERFLNRMVGCLSDPRITHELRSIWISYWTQCDRSLGQKLAFRLNVRPSI, from the exons TCTCCGCTTCTTACCAAACAGCATCAAACTTTCCCAAATATCTATTGCTATGGATCCGTACAAG AACCTTCCATCAAACGCTTATAATTGCTCCTTCTGGACTACGAATTCTGGTGCTCCAGTATGGAACAACAATTCGTCCTTGACTGTTGGAGCCAGAG GTCCAATCCTTCTTGAGGACTATCATCTGTTGGAGAAACTTGCAAACTTTGATAGGGAGCGGATTCCAGAGCGTGTTGTGCATGCTAGGGGAGCAAGTGCAAAGGGTTTCTTTGAGGTCACCCATAATGTCTCTCAACTCACATGTGCTGATTTCCTTCGAGCTCCGGGGGTTCAGACTCCTGTCATTGTCCGTTTCTCCACTGTTATTCATGAGCGGGGCAGCCCAGAAACCATAAGGGATCCTCGAGGTTTTGCTGTGAAGTTTTACACCAGAGAG GGTAACTTTGATCTGGTGGGAAACAATTTCCCTGTTTTTTTCATCCGCGATGGAATGAAGTTCCCAGATGTGGTGCATGCTTTTAAGCCCAACCCCAAGTCTCACATCCAGGAGAGCTGGAGGATCTTTGACTTTCTATCCCATGTTCCTGAAAGCTTGCACATGCTCACCTTCCTTTTTGATGATCTGGGTATTCCTCAAGATTACAGGCACATGGAAGGCTCTGGCGTTAACACATATACTTTAATAAACAATGCTGGAAAAGTACACTATGTTAAATTTCACTGGAAACCTACTTGTGGTGTGAAGTGTTTGCTAGAGGAAGAGGCAATCAAGGTTGGAGGATCTAATCATAGCCATGCCACTCAGGATCTATATGACTCGATTGCAGCTGGCAACTATCCAGAATGGAAACTTTACATCCAGACAATGGATCCTGATCATGAAGACAAATTTGATTTTGATCCACTTGATGTGACTAAGACCTGGCCCGAGGATATCCTGCCTCTTCAACCGGTTGGCCGCTTGGTCTTGAATAAGAACATTGACAATTTCTTTGCTGAGAATGAGCAACTTGCGTTCTGCCCTGGTATTGTGGTTCCTGGTATTTCATATTCGGAGGACAAATTGCTCCAAACTAGGATCTTTTCCTATTCTGATACCCAGAGGCATCGTCTTGGATCGAACTATCTACAGCTACCTGTTAACGCTCCAAAGTGTGCTCATCACAACAATCACCATGACGGTTTCATGAATTTCATGCACAGAGATGAGGAG GTCAATTACTTCCCATCCAGGTGTGATCCAGTTCGCCATTCTGAGAGATTTCCCATTCCTTCCACTATCTGCAGTGGAAGGCGCGATAag TGTGTCATTGAGAAGGAAAACAATTTCGAGCAACCTGGAGAGAGATATAGATCCTGGGCGCCTGACAG GCAAGAGCGATTCCTAAACCGGATGGTTGGTTGCCTATCTGATCCCCGTATCACTCATGAGCTTCGTAGTATCTGGATCTCCTACTGGACTCAG TGTGACAGATCCCTGGGTCAAAAGCTAGCATTCCGGCTCAACGTGAGGCCAAGCATTTGA